The Lucilia cuprina isolate Lc7/37 chromosome 5, ASM2204524v1, whole genome shotgun sequence genome includes a window with the following:
- the LOC111689632 gene encoding uncharacterized protein LOC111689632, which produces MPRKSFVPPVDPWERKKLDEIHQKNLKNARSLVDFKPPKIFASTYLRVPKLKDDFVATRRILKDNIHLLTKLNYIQKTHGFTENINKIIPIKSNHFIRLSKRLKEIEEDNHKLGKRILKAKSSMDTRRGMEELRALRRNNVKSTISQATMREYMEAVNCQEPYLMGKLLRPKVFIDLYVKNVRPLGRIVIQLYTEACPELVLEFVRLCSKRQVDLLKFIRIFPLLWIEGELCVSENVLNCSGYLYNMHCLDHGMGPGVLSFAKCYLNGFPPGLLNFSISFKALSVLKGERVPFGVVSQGLKVLDCLQDYGTKNGKTKKDIVVVNCGMWR; this is translated from the coding sequence ATGCCTCGCAAAAGTTTCGTACCTCCCGTTGATCCCTGGGAACGTAAAAAACTTGACGAAATTCATCAGAAAAATCTCAAGAATGCGCGCAGTCTTGTCGACTTTAAACCACCCAAGATATTTGCTTCCACTTATCTAAGAGTGCCAAAATTAAAAGATGATTTTGTGGCCACtagaagaattttaaaagacaaCATACACCTTTTGACCAAACTCAATTATATACAGAAAACTCATGGTTTTAccgaaaatattaataaaattatacccATCAAATCTAATCATTTTATACGCTTGTCAAAacgtttaaaagaaattgaagaGGATAATCATAAATTGGGTAAGAGGATATTAAAAGCTAAATCATCGATGGACACAAGAAGAGGAATGGAGGAATTAAGAGCTCTAAGAAGAAATAATGTTAAATCCACTATATCACAGGCCACTATGAGGGAATATATGGAGGCTGTTAATTGTCAGGAACCTTACCTAATGGGCAAACTCTTAAGACCCAAAGTCTTTATAGatctttatgttaaaaatgttagaCCTTTGGGACGTATAGTTATACAACTATATACAGAAGCTTGTCCGGAACTTGTATTAGAATTTGTGCGTTTGTGTTCAAAACGTCAGGTGGATTTGCTGAAATTTATACGTATATTTCCTTTACTCTGGATAGAAGGAGAACTTTGCGTTTCCGAAAATGTTCTGAACTGTTCTGGATATTTGTATAATATGCATTGTTTAGATCATGGCATGGGTCCTGGTGTTCTTTCTTTtgctaaatgttatttaaatggtTTTCCTCCTGGTTTGCTAAATTTCTCGATTAGCTTTAAAGCTTTATCGGTTTTAAAAGGCGAGAGAGTACCTTTTGGAGTTGTCAGCCAAGGTCTTAAGGTTTTGGATTGTCTACAAGACTATGGCACAAAAAATGGTAAAACCAAAAAGGATATAGTAGTAGTCAATTGTGGTATGTGGCGTTGA